The sequence GAAACCTCTTACACGGCAAGACTCGGGACCGAGACCCTTATTCGTCTGAAGCAGCCGATTTGTCTAATTGCAACCATGTCAATGATGCAAATGCAAGCCAGGTGAAGTTCAGTTTCTCTTTTTAAGGCTTGTGGAGCACTTAGAAGGTACGTGGTCAAGCCAAACGAACGACTAAACCCAGTTAGGCTGGATGATGAAAGCTGGTGTGTGAAACAGTAAGAGCCAAGAGCACCCGAGTTCGGGGTGGGGGGCTCCGGAATTTAGAAGGCACATACTGGAGGGTCGCATTAGAAAGGGCACCTGAAGTAAATactgtgccaaattaaataTGTGGAGGAATGAGCTCTGAGGTGCCTCTTAATACAGGGCAGCCAAAAGCAATCCTTCATTCCTAAATAATCAAGATTGCAAATATTGCTTTGGCCTATAATATAAGCCTACACAACGACTCGGACTAAACTATATCAGGCTGCATGAATTCACCCACATAATGAGTCTAACACGGAGTAAAGTCCGTTAGCCAGCCATATACATCAACACTCAATTGACTTAAATGTCTGTGGTATTTACAAAAGGCCTGATTGGTGCATTTCAGAgcaggcacatcgattagatgaTCGATTAGCTTGCAGGGTCACAAACGTATCATTTAGTCCTGAAAATATGGCACTCTTGTAAGATTTACCTGTCATATCGCATACCAAACATTCATCTCACTGCACGGCACTGCAGGCAACACGAGTGCACTTCATCCGTCCCCCCCGATTTAACACGTACAAATCAAGGGAGGATGCGTTTCACCGACAGCCTCAGAGAAGCGCCGACTCGTTAATTATCGGAAAACGGGCAATTACAGGCGCTTCTCCGAGGTCGTCGGGTCCTGTGCATCCGAAAGTTACTTTCTCCCTTTCCCACATGTAAATCTGGGGTCATTTGCAAATACCCAAAAAGATTTACCTTTGCCAGCTCTGCCTACGGAAACGTTGTACGTCGGCTCGCCTCCTTGACTCTTCGTCCTGATGTCCATAGTCCAGTCTCCATCGACCTGCAGGCTGTCTCTGATTACAGAGCACTTCTTTTTGCCTAGGGTCAGCCCGTTGGTGAAGAAGGCCTCGCGGTCTTTGCCCACCATGATGTCGATTTCGTCGGCCTGTAACGGAGGACGGGGATTTGAATTCCGGTCGCGTCATCTCAGGATAACGCAATTTATTCTACACAGCAGGTATACAGATGCAAAAATATCCAACAAAACACTGTCACACTAacttttaaaattcatttgaCTCCTGATACAATAATGTGCCTGATCACTGTACATCAGAAGAACAGTAAAACAGGTTTGGCATTTTAACGGTCTCATCGAATGACATGTGAAACCAGGGAGGCATGGAATATTCAAACAGGCAACACATTTCACAAAAACAAACTTCagctttcagattttttttatactgacttttcttttagtcttctttTAAGTAGCACAGCaagattaaattaatttaattgctTTTCATTCATTTTGCAAGGGCTGTGAGATTCAGAAAGTCTCATTACATATTAGTGTTTTTCAAAAATTAATAACCCTAATCTAATAAAAATGTAGAGAACAAGTCTGCAGGTTGAATGGGTATTCAGTTCCATCACCCTTCAGATTTTtaaacacacttaaatacaattttacaaCGGGCTTTTGCATTATTCCTAAACTTGGCAAGTAATCGAGCTTGGCATCAGCACAGTATAGCTTCCTAAAAAACCTGTTTCCTGATCAAGCTGGTACATGCACTtccaagaaaaaagaaatcttTGCATCTACTGCATGTCTAGGAGAGAAAAAAACCACCGCAATAAAGAAACACGTTTGTTAATGTTGCTTATTTATTCATGAAATTATCCGGCTATGCCTAATTGCTACAGGACTAAATTTAAAAAGCTGTTAAATTTAAGCTGTTTCTTTAATTGCTGACATTTTTATTCGTGTAAATCTGCACGTTTAAACTTTAAAGTCAAAGTGTGAATAAACGGGGAGACAGGTCGCCATCTTTGAGACTGCTGTAAGGCGTTCCTGTAGAGAGGAGGGGGGAAAAAGAGGCTCAATCCCAAATCCATTTGAAGCCACGAACTAGGGCACTAGGTAAGCTCGGAACCAGATGTGGTGTGCCCCACGAAGGGCGCTATGCTTGATGGAATTTGGGACCGAGCCAGGAAAGAAAAGGCCCTGGCACACCGAGCTTCCTTCCAGCATGGCCTACGCCTAAACCAGCTTATCTTCAGCATGATTAAGGGTGGGGGGGGGGAAAGAAATCCTGGTCTGGATCTCGGTGCAGCACTAAAGATTGGGCATGATGTAAAAACGTTACGTTTCAGAACACAGTTACACGGCGTTATTATGTATTTAAGGCACGTTCTTGTTCACCTAGTCTTCGTTTCTGATTAATGCAGATGGAACGCTTTAGAGATGGAACTTGGTATATACAGAACAGCCATGCTAAACACGTGCTGTACTTCAGTATGATCCCACAAATACTACCACTGCTGCACTTGACGTCCATTCCAATGATTGACTAAGCCAGTTTAAGGCCTAAATAAGGTCAAGTGTGTTTAATAGGAGTTTGTATAGGCAAATAAGGTGTATGTACTTATGTTTTTGTATGTAAATGCAAACCAGTGTGAGCAGACTGCTAAATTTGGTGTACTCATGTAGAAGCACTAAGTCTCAACATGATTGAACAAGTCTGTATTTTAGCCTTTTTATTCACACATTTAAagctttaattttatacactttCATATTTAGAAGTACCATTAGAAATTAAATGTCTTCCAACGTTTTAGAATCACATTAAAGCATTGCACTGTTAACACACATCTGAATTTGGCTTACTGTGACAATTCTATTTTGACAAATCGATTTCATGACATCTGTGAAAGCAAACTTTATTTTACGAACGTATTAATGTGTCACAGAAGCATAAACAGTGTTAGTAGATTATTATTTAAGAATTACGTGTAACCTAATAGTAAGGTCAGTCTTTGACACATTAAGAAGAGgtgaaataaatacaaataattcatATATGACTTGAATATATGATCTGAAACCACAGGAGAAACAGAATACTAATTATTTTCCTTATTCTTTTATAATGGATAGTGGTTTACAGCTTTAATCTGTATTATGCGCATTCCTCTGCATTCTTTGTACTGGTATAATAGAACACAGTTcaaattatgtaattattttgtttaaaatggtATAAAACTTGAGCATGAatctgttttagtgttttaaagcaGATCGCATTTGCTTTGCAGGCATTCAACTTCCAGTCAAAAGATTGATTGAGCCAGACTCGGGCCTAGATCCGGCTAGCTATTCATTGTCTACACAATTTGAGAACGATTCCTAATTCAAAATACATTCCTAAAAGTGAACAGATTTACAGAAAGAGCGAAACTAATCGAGACGATTGTTTTATCTGTTGTGTTTGATATATTCCACAATAGCGCGTGCGGTCTGTCGGTACATGACTAGCATGTTAGCTAGCCGTAACGTGGCCGCGCTAACCCCATTCAGACAAAAGACAAAATATTCTCCCGTCCTACCTAAGCCAATATAGATGCTTACAGAAGACAGAaaggattaaaaaaatataaacatataaagccCACCGTAATCCCGCTGAAAGTGCCACCTTCTGAAGATGCCCACACGTATTTGGCGTCCGAGTAGCCGACAATGGCGGAATCCTGGCAGCTGCCGTCCGCCATCAGGTTATCCACGTAGCTCTGCCAAGACATGTTTTACTGCGATTTCTAAACAACACACAGGATTCCTAAATACTCTTTAGACGGAATTAAAGTTGAAAAGTGCTACAGGTGTAAAAGCGTGCGCTGCAAAGCGGTTTCCAAATCGGCTGTTTCTGAGGCGGACCGAGAAAGAAAAGCCGCTGTGAACCGACAGAGACAGCGCCTTGGGTGTAGTCCGTGCTGTAAGATCCCTCCGCGCAGGACGCAGCACGCTGCCTCACTCGTTTTTATCGTCACCGGGCGGTCAGCGCACAACTAGTCCCCGTTTTGAATCTAATTTTGATCGTTTAGAAATTAAAAATGACCACACTTTCTGTCAGATTTTCTCTTAGAATCGCGCtctgaattaaataaaatatgactGAACTGTTTTTACGATTTAAGTTCAGGCTTTGATAGATGGTGTGAATGATATGGCAGATCACATCGCCGAGATGTTATCACGATACACAAGTACATCAAGTACATTACTTATACCGATATTTCAATTTGCCAAAAATGCTTCAATAAAATAAGATCTGTACATTAGCATGgagtttctttttctttattcagCAGGAACAATAATATATGAAACAAATTGCACTAATTAAAATTGCACTaattagggccagtgatagctcagtggttaaggtactgcactagtaaacagaaggttgccggttcaagccctgccaccaccaagttgccactgttgggtccctgagcaaggcccttaaccctcaattgctcattgtgttccgctcactgtgtaagtcgctttggataaaagcgtctgctgaaaatgtaattaaatgtaaatgtaaatgtaaattataaatcATATTATATCAGCCCACACTGTGTCCTCACAAACATTAATGATTAGAGCCAATTAAGGGCTGATTACAGACAATGCAtgcaattgtttatttattattaatgtatttattagaattttaacgtcatgtttaacactcttggttacattcatgacagaaacgatagaaacgattacacaagtttaatatcaaacacagtgatggacaattttgtatctccaattcacctcgcttgcatgtTCTTGGACCgttgaaggaaaccggagcttccggaggaaacccacacagacttggggagaacatgcaacctctacacagaaaggacccggaccgccccacctgggaatcgaacccaggaccactgagccaccgtgccgccctgcaaGCAATTGTAAAAACCATAAGGGCCAAATACGGTCAGACCTCAGGTATGGCATCTTCTGGATCATCACCAGGCAGCCTGGAGCCGTTTTGTTGTCTTTGTGTGGAATCTAAATGTAAAACCCATATGGGTACTGCATGGGCTAGCCCTCATTTGTATACCATCTTGGGGGTTATCAACAGAGAGCCCAGAGTTAGTCAAAGTGAAGTGAGGGCTGTTTTAAGGGGCCCAACACTAAGGGGCCCAATACTAAGGGGTCCAACACTAAGGGGCCAACCATTCActcattttatttatacttttacaTTTGTAAAGACAAAAATTCCAttatttacgtttacattttcgacatttagcagacgccgttatccaaagcgacttacactacaGCATACAGGCTGAGCAGTCaagggtcaagggcccaacagcagcaacctggcagtgatggggattaaaccagcgaccccctgattaccagtccagaaGACATGATAAGGACATGGTGGAGACAATAGTAAGACAGTCCAtctatacaaacatcacatgAGCAGCAGTATCACAAGTCCTTGCTCATTATCAGGACGTTATAAAGGTTGCCACTGTGTCAAAGcagattatttaaaatagttgTTGGATGATGTCCTACACCAGCACTGTTCCCAATCCCCAAACATTTTCATTTCCAGTCtaactatatatacacaaagaTGCAAATGTCAGGATTAGTGGCTACTCTGTGACCACAATACCACTCCTGTTTTCTCTAAGAGGAAACaacatgtacaaaaacattttctATACTTTTACTGTAACTAACCCGGTCTGATAAAAGTAAGGAACAGGGAAGAAAACGTTTAAGTATGTTATGAAAGAATGCTATCAGCTGAGAAGGATATCTGCTGAGTATCTGATTTTTCCAAAATCTGGTGGAGAGCTATCCCCAATGAGCTGCTGTAGCAGGGATGGACGGGACCAACTACATAATAATGATCatgattttgaatacatcaggTTTTCGCAGACGAAACCCAGGTTTTTACTGGCATCGTAAGTGCCTTTAGTTCGAATCAAGGGTACAGGAACCAGGTAAAAATGGGATCAGTATTCAAATCAGTTTAATGTGTCCACACATCAAGAACTCTAAATAAATAGATCTTTAATAGTTTCATGCTAAAAGTAGTTTTgcaatttctttatttgtattgtggAAATAAGGGTTGTTGAAGCGTCCCAGATGACGTAATTTTGGTCTTCCAATGTCCAACTCTCTCCTACATCCCTGGTACTGTTGTTTTGTACacaagtatacactgatcaaccataacattaaaaccacctccttgtttctacactcactgtccattttatcagctccacttaccatatagaagcactttgtagttctacagttactgactgtagtccatctgtttctctgcatgctttgttagccccctttcatgctgttcttcaatggtcaggacccccacaggaccaccacagagcaggtattatttaggtggtggatggtgtgttaatgtgtgttgtgctggtatgagtggatcagacacagcagcactgctggagtttttaaacacctcactgtccctgcaggactgagaatagtcctgtgggcagcgtccggtgaccactgatgaaggtctagaagataaccgactcaaacagcagcaatagatgagcgaccgcctctgactttacatctacagagtggacaacacactacacacactaacacaccaccaccatgtcagtgtcactgcagtgctgagatcatccaccacctaaataatacctgctctgtggtggtcctgtgggggtcctgaccattgaagagcagcatgaaagggggctaacaaagcatatgcagagaaacagatggactacagtcagtaattgtagaactacaaagtgcttctatatggtaagtggagctgataaaatggacagtgagtgtagaaacaaggaggtggttttaatgttatggctgatcggtgtacaatgCACATCCACAAGCAAGAAAACTAGCAGCCTTAACGTGGCCTCTTGTTCCTTACTAGAGTAAACACAGGGTCACAGATGAGCCCAGCCCAAGTACCCAGCCCAGAAAATATCAGAATCCTGGGCGTAGACATGTGAGGCAAAGTTCACTGGATAGACAAACTGATAAGCACCTTACAATGCAGAGTTAGTTGAAACCATTGACGTTGATGAAGATTTGGCAGGCGCACAGAAAAATGTCTTAAGTCAGGGGCTGcaaaatgaatataaatgtgtgaactaaagcacacacacacacacacacacacacacacacacacacacacacacctaacttCCTTCTAGCTGCTGTTGAATAATCAAACCCTCGTTGTTCGGCAGCAGTGTTATCAGTAATCTCATCTTCTACCTGCATATTGATGTTCGGCTCTGATAAAGCttccaaaaataaatgttatatcaAATTTGAGTAGAATTTTATGGTGCGCTGGTGTTACAGTTAGGTGTGACAAAATCTTTTGTATCATAGTGCTTTAAAGTGAATTCTGGACGCAACATGTGGATGTTAGAAATGTGGAGACTGAGACCTTTGAGTTGTCATTAGCACGATTGCCCTGATTGGCCAAATTACAGTTTAAATAATGTGCTTCTTTAACAATTATTTAATCAATACACAATAAAAATGCCTGCCAGTATTATAACTTGCAGTTATTTATCTATAAAAgcaatacatttaattaaaaataactatAACTGTGTCAAattcttatttcttattttaaatcATGCATGCTGTTTTGTTGATGTAATTTTGGTCTTCCAATGTCTGAATAATGAGACGAGATGTTTGAGAGATGTAGGGAATGGA is a genomic window of Trichomycterus rosablanca isolate fTriRos1 chromosome 4, fTriRos1.hap1, whole genome shotgun sequence containing:
- the pfn2a gene encoding profilin 2a isoform X1; this encodes MSWQSYVDNLMADGSCQDSAIVGYSDAKYVWASSEGGTFSGITADEIDIMVGKDREAFFTNGLTLGKKKCSVIRDSLQVDGDWTMDIRTKSQGGEPTYNVSVGRAGKVLVLVMGKEGTHGGQLNKKAFSMAEYLRKVGY
- the pfn2a gene encoding profilin 2a isoform X2; translation: MSWQSYVDNLMADGSCQDSAIVGYSDAKYVWASSEGGTFSGITADEIDIMVGKDREAFFTNGLTLGKKKCSVIRDSLQVDGDWTMDIRTKSQGGEPTYNVSVGRAGKVLVLVMGKEGVHGGGLNKKAYSMAKYLRDSGF